A genome region from Tenrec ecaudatus isolate mTenEca1 chromosome 13, mTenEca1.hap1, whole genome shotgun sequence includes the following:
- the LOC142424174 gene encoding serine/threonine-protein phosphatase 2A catalytic subunit alpha isoform, which produces MDEKVFTKELDQWIEQLNECKQLSESQVKSLCEKAKEILTKESNVQEVRCPVTVCGDVHGQFHDLMELFRIGGKSPDTNYLFMGDYVDRGYYSVETVTLLVALKVRYRERITILRGNHESRQITQVYGFYDECLRKYGNANVWKYFTDLFDYLPLTALVDGQIFCLHGGLSPSIDTLDHIRALDRLQEVPHEGPMCDLLWSDPDDRGGWGISPRGAGYTFGQDISETFNHANGLTLVSRAHQLVMEGYNWCHDRNVVTIFSAPNYCYRCGNQAAIMELDDTLKYSFLQFDPAPRRGEPHVTRRTPDYFL; this is translated from the coding sequence ATGGACGAGAAGGTGTTCACCAAGGAGCTGGACCAGTGGATCGAGCAGCTGAACGAGTGCAAGCAGCTGTCCGAATCCCAGGTCAAGAGCCTCTGCGAGAAGGCTAAAGAAATCCTGACGAAAGAATCCAATGTGCAAGAAGTTCGGTGTCCAGTCACTGTCTGTGGAGATGTACATGGGCAATTTCATGATCTCATGGAACTGTTTAGAATTGGTGGCAAATCACCAGACACAAATTACTTGTTTATGGGAGATTACGTTGACAGAGGCTATTATTCGGTTGAAACAGTTACACTGCTTGTAGCTCTTAAGGTTCGTTACCGTGAACGCATCACCATTCTTCGAGGGAATCATGAGAGCAGACAGATCACACAAGTATATGGTTTCTATGATGAATGTTTAAGGAAATACGGAAATGCAAATGTGTGGAAATATTTTACAGATCTTTTTGACTATCTTCCTCTCACTGCTTTGGTGGATGGGCAGATCTTCTGTCTACATGGTGGCCTCTCACCGTCCATAGATACACTGGATCACATCAGAGCACTTGACCGCCTACAAGAAGTTCCTCATGAGGGCCCAATGTGTGACTTGCTGTGGTCAGACCCAGATGACCGGGGTGGTTGGGGCATATCTCCTCGAGGAGCCGGCTACACCTTTGGACAAGATATTTCCGAAACATTTAACCATGCCAATGGCCTTACGCTGGTGTCAAGAGCTCACCAACTGGTGATGGAGGGATATAACTGGTGCCATGACCGGAATGTAGTAACAATTTTCAGTGCTCCAAACTATTGCTATCGCTGTGGCAACCAAGCTGCAATCATGGAACTTGATGATACTCTAAAATACTCTTTCTTGCAGTTTGACCCGGCACCACGCAGAGGCGAGCCACACGTCACTCGTCGCACCCCAGACTACTTCCTGTAA